In Solanum pennellii chromosome 3, SPENNV200, a single window of DNA contains:
- the LOC107012652 gene encoding uncharacterized protein LOC107012652 isoform X2, which produces MVVTSNSFEVSIPKAFMDTKHSTSNLPWTWVIETLATSKEIDTSLLIDLVKQIPEISDEMGRNARELVSLRVLETLSVQEFSHANNDASVPGDKIELDQSVHCEDVLHHLLLEVSSDQNMDGPEVSKLDVQSYITKKRSCLPKCALQQIKDTVDATNPLATSLETNNRSEVGSNSRDGDCFNAVDSNGINQSCEVGGDAEHVLSSGNATPCLGANTNGVQENQSGTLVPFKRTIDAFTAHEGEHSETEPLSENSSGSCIRSSRRFKQEVISPRCDAVHDFESIQRDGVSTELSAQIPHAIVQKGNLENGALVGGLDGSCEGAASKMVRQNIDASNHDDRLPEIMISEEKIQNIVSSSKACDELRTSSGSSPQVIHQDSCICGAKDHRKCIQGNLFKGVSGGAKKNIVGSDEPEFSSDSDGYQNEMTGLSAMRNDFLSSQCAQGQDPLTTENGRVLNLCVKCNEGGQLLICSSNTCPLVVHQSCLGSVPSYDNGGNFYCPFCAYSRAISECLEFKNMSLLARKDLASFVGVGARRRSKKSSRNSCRTKKNQSREDEELCHDKNNKDVLNDVIEARSAPVCTNSLNGKITEMPSPQPEASVTHAPVAAGPRSKISPPRLHKSKQKLSREEEKLYNNEDSKKKSLNQVQEPGNAPVSISSANAEFTQIGSPQPEASAPLELVNGQSGFEEQCSEDEDTIASRYCVRFRNSDKNYFFKFAVPILQFLK; this is translated from the exons ATGGTGGTGACCAGCAACTCCTTTGAGGTAAG CATTCCAAAAGCCTTCATGGATACCAAGCATAGCACATCTAATCTACCTTGGACATGGGTGATTGAAACATTGGCAACTTCCAAAGAGATAGACACATCTTTACTCATTG ATTTGGTTAAGCAGATTCCAGAAATTTCTGATGAAATGGGAAGAAATGCAAGGGAGCTTGTCTCCTTGAGAGTTTTAGAGACCTTGTCTGTCCAGGAATTCTCACATGCAAATAATGATGCTTCAGTTCCTGGTGATAAAATTGAATTGGATCAATCAGTGCACTGTGAAGATGTCCTTCACCACTTATTGTTGGAG GTCTCATCAGATCAAAACATGGATGGGCCAGAGGTGTCAAAATTGGATGTTCAGTCAtatattaccaaaaaaagatCTTGCTTGCCGAAATGTGCTTTGCAACAA ATTAAGGATACTGTAGATGCTACCAATCCTCTTGCTACATCCTTGGAAACAAATAACAGATCGGAGGTTGGCAGTAACTCCAGAGATGGAGATTGTTTTAATGCTGTTGATTCTAATGGCATTAACCAGAGTTGTGAAGTAGGCGGTGATGCTGAACATGTTTTATCAAGTGGGAATGCAACTCCTTGTTTGGGGGCCAACACTAATGGCGTGCAAGAAAATCAATCTGGGACTCTGGTTCCTTTTAAGAGGACGATTGATGCCTTTACTGCTCATGAAGGTGAACATAGTGAAACTGAACCCTTATCAGAGAACAGTTCTGGTTCTTGCATAAGGTCCTCCAGAAGGTTTAAGCAGGAAGTCATTAGTCCCAGGTGTGATGCAGTTCATGATTTTGAATCAATTCAAAGAGATGGTGTTTCAACAGAGTTGTCTGCACAAATTCCCCATGCTATTGTCCAAAAAGGGAACCTGGAAAATGGAGCTCTTGTTGGGGGATTGGATGGTAGTTGTGAGGGTGCTGCATCAAAAATGGTTAGACAGAACATCGATGCCAGTAACCATGATGATCGATTGCCTGAAATAATGATTTCAGAGGAAAAGATCCAAAATATTGTAAGTAGCAGCAAAGCTTGTGATGAATTGAGAACATCAAGTGGTTCGTCGCCGCAGGTAATTCATCAGGATTCTTGCATTTGTGGAGCTAAAGATCATCGGAAGTGCATTCAGGGAAATTTATTCAAAGGTGTTTCTGGAGGAGCCAAAAAGAATATTGTGGGAAGTGATGAACCTGAATTCTCTAGTGACAGTGATGGATATCAGAATGAAATGACTGGCCTTTCTGCAATGAGAAATGATTTTCTTAGCTCTCAGTGCGCTCAAGGTCAAGATCCCTTGACAACTGAAAATGGTAGAGTGCTCAATCTTTGTGTGAAATGTAATGAAGGTGGGCAACTGTTGATTTGCAGTTCGAACACCTGCCCGTTAGTGGTTCATCAGAGCTGCTTGGGTTCTGTTCCCAGCTACGATAATGGAGGAAACTTTTACTGTCCCTTTTGTGCATATTCTCGAGCAATTTCTGAGTGCCTAGAATTTAAAAACATGTCTTTGCTTGCAAGGAAAGATTTGGCCTCATTTGTTGGCGTTGGAGCTAGGCGACGATCAAAGAAATCCTCACGTAACTCATGTAGAACAAAGAAGAACCAGTCTAGAGAGGATGAAGAACTGTGccatgataaaaataataaggatGTTTTGAATGATGTTATAGAAGCCAGGAGTGCTCCAGTCTGTACAAATTCTTTGAATGGTAAAATCACGGAGATGCCTTCACCTCAACCAGAGGCTTCTGTGACGCATGCACCCGTGGCAGCTGGACCAAGATCCAAGATATCACCACCTAGATTGCATAAATCAAAGCAGAAACTATCCAGGGAGGAAGAAAAATTGTATAACAACGAGGACAGCAAGAAGAAATCCTTGAACCAGGTCCAAGAACCAGGAAATGCTCCAGTCAGTATAAGTTCTGCTAATGCTGAATTTACACAGATAGGTTCACCTCAACCAGAGGCCTCTGCACCTCTTGAACTTGTGAACGGACAGAGTGGTTTTGAAGAACAATGTTCTGAAGATGAAGACACAATTGCTTCCCGTTATTGTGTGCGATTTAGGAATTCAGACAAGAACTA TTTCTTCAAATTTGCAGTACCTATCCTGCAATTTCTCAAGTGA
- the LOC107012652 gene encoding uncharacterized protein LOC107012652 isoform X3, whose translation MDTKHSTSNLPWTWVIETLATSKEIDTSLLIDLVKQIPEISDEMGRNARELVSLRVLETLSVQEFSHANNDASVPGDKIELDQSVHCEDVLHHLLLEVSSDQNMDGPEVSKLDVQSYITKKRSCLPKCALQQIKDTVDATNPLATSLETNNRSEVGSNSRDGDCFNAVDSNGINQSCEVGGDAEHVLSSGNATPCLGANTNGVQENQSGTLVPFKRTIDAFTAHEGEHSETEPLSENSSGSCIRSSRRFKQEVISPRCDAVHDFESIQRDGVSTELSAQIPHAIVQKGNLENGALVGGLDGSCEGAASKMVRQNIDASNHDDRLPEIMISEEKIQNIVSSSKACDELRTSSGSSPQVIHQDSCICGAKDHRKCIQGNLFKGVSGGAKKNIVGSDEPEFSSDSDGYQNEMTGLSAMRNDFLSSQCAQGQDPLTTENGRVLNLCVKCNEGGQLLICSSNTCPLVVHQSCLGSVPSYDNGGNFYCPFCAYSRAISECLEFKNMSLLARKDLASFVGVGARRRSKKSSRNSCRTKKNQSREDEELCHDKNNKDVLNDVIEARSAPVCTNSLNGKITEMPSPQPEASVTHAPVAAGPRSKISPPRLHKSKQKLSREEEKLYNNEDSKKKSLNQVQEPGNAPVSISSANAEFTQIGSPQPEASAPLELVNGQSGFEEQCSEDEDTIASRYCVRFRNSDKNYTYPAISQVRLKHLLQKK comes from the exons ATGGATACCAAGCATAGCACATCTAATCTACCTTGGACATGGGTGATTGAAACATTGGCAACTTCCAAAGAGATAGACACATCTTTACTCATTG ATTTGGTTAAGCAGATTCCAGAAATTTCTGATGAAATGGGAAGAAATGCAAGGGAGCTTGTCTCCTTGAGAGTTTTAGAGACCTTGTCTGTCCAGGAATTCTCACATGCAAATAATGATGCTTCAGTTCCTGGTGATAAAATTGAATTGGATCAATCAGTGCACTGTGAAGATGTCCTTCACCACTTATTGTTGGAG GTCTCATCAGATCAAAACATGGATGGGCCAGAGGTGTCAAAATTGGATGTTCAGTCAtatattaccaaaaaaagatCTTGCTTGCCGAAATGTGCTTTGCAACAA ATTAAGGATACTGTAGATGCTACCAATCCTCTTGCTACATCCTTGGAAACAAATAACAGATCGGAGGTTGGCAGTAACTCCAGAGATGGAGATTGTTTTAATGCTGTTGATTCTAATGGCATTAACCAGAGTTGTGAAGTAGGCGGTGATGCTGAACATGTTTTATCAAGTGGGAATGCAACTCCTTGTTTGGGGGCCAACACTAATGGCGTGCAAGAAAATCAATCTGGGACTCTGGTTCCTTTTAAGAGGACGATTGATGCCTTTACTGCTCATGAAGGTGAACATAGTGAAACTGAACCCTTATCAGAGAACAGTTCTGGTTCTTGCATAAGGTCCTCCAGAAGGTTTAAGCAGGAAGTCATTAGTCCCAGGTGTGATGCAGTTCATGATTTTGAATCAATTCAAAGAGATGGTGTTTCAACAGAGTTGTCTGCACAAATTCCCCATGCTATTGTCCAAAAAGGGAACCTGGAAAATGGAGCTCTTGTTGGGGGATTGGATGGTAGTTGTGAGGGTGCTGCATCAAAAATGGTTAGACAGAACATCGATGCCAGTAACCATGATGATCGATTGCCTGAAATAATGATTTCAGAGGAAAAGATCCAAAATATTGTAAGTAGCAGCAAAGCTTGTGATGAATTGAGAACATCAAGTGGTTCGTCGCCGCAGGTAATTCATCAGGATTCTTGCATTTGTGGAGCTAAAGATCATCGGAAGTGCATTCAGGGAAATTTATTCAAAGGTGTTTCTGGAGGAGCCAAAAAGAATATTGTGGGAAGTGATGAACCTGAATTCTCTAGTGACAGTGATGGATATCAGAATGAAATGACTGGCCTTTCTGCAATGAGAAATGATTTTCTTAGCTCTCAGTGCGCTCAAGGTCAAGATCCCTTGACAACTGAAAATGGTAGAGTGCTCAATCTTTGTGTGAAATGTAATGAAGGTGGGCAACTGTTGATTTGCAGTTCGAACACCTGCCCGTTAGTGGTTCATCAGAGCTGCTTGGGTTCTGTTCCCAGCTACGATAATGGAGGAAACTTTTACTGTCCCTTTTGTGCATATTCTCGAGCAATTTCTGAGTGCCTAGAATTTAAAAACATGTCTTTGCTTGCAAGGAAAGATTTGGCCTCATTTGTTGGCGTTGGAGCTAGGCGACGATCAAAGAAATCCTCACGTAACTCATGTAGAACAAAGAAGAACCAGTCTAGAGAGGATGAAGAACTGTGccatgataaaaataataaggatGTTTTGAATGATGTTATAGAAGCCAGGAGTGCTCCAGTCTGTACAAATTCTTTGAATGGTAAAATCACGGAGATGCCTTCACCTCAACCAGAGGCTTCTGTGACGCATGCACCCGTGGCAGCTGGACCAAGATCCAAGATATCACCACCTAGATTGCATAAATCAAAGCAGAAACTATCCAGGGAGGAAGAAAAATTGTATAACAACGAGGACAGCAAGAAGAAATCCTTGAACCAGGTCCAAGAACCAGGAAATGCTCCAGTCAGTATAAGTTCTGCTAATGCTGAATTTACACAGATAGGTTCACCTCAACCAGAGGCCTCTGCACCTCTTGAACTTGTGAACGGACAGAGTGGTTTTGAAGAACAATGTTCTGAAGATGAAGACACAATTGCTTCCCGTTATTGTGTGCGATTTAGGAATTCAGACAAGAACTA TACCTATCCTGCAATTTCTCAAGTGAGGCTGAAACACCTCCTTCAAAAAAAGTAG
- the LOC107012652 gene encoding uncharacterized protein LOC107012652 isoform X1, whose protein sequence is MVVTSNSFEVSIPKAFMDTKHSTSNLPWTWVIETLATSKEIDTSLLIDLVKQIPEISDEMGRNARELVSLRVLETLSVQEFSHANNDASVPGDKIELDQSVHCEDVLHHLLLEVSSDQNMDGPEVSKLDVQSYITKKRSCLPKCALQQIKDTVDATNPLATSLETNNRSEVGSNSRDGDCFNAVDSNGINQSCEVGGDAEHVLSSGNATPCLGANTNGVQENQSGTLVPFKRTIDAFTAHEGEHSETEPLSENSSGSCIRSSRRFKQEVISPRCDAVHDFESIQRDGVSTELSAQIPHAIVQKGNLENGALVGGLDGSCEGAASKMVRQNIDASNHDDRLPEIMISEEKIQNIVSSSKACDELRTSSGSSPQVIHQDSCICGAKDHRKCIQGNLFKGVSGGAKKNIVGSDEPEFSSDSDGYQNEMTGLSAMRNDFLSSQCAQGQDPLTTENGRVLNLCVKCNEGGQLLICSSNTCPLVVHQSCLGSVPSYDNGGNFYCPFCAYSRAISECLEFKNMSLLARKDLASFVGVGARRRSKKSSRNSCRTKKNQSREDEELCHDKNNKDVLNDVIEARSAPVCTNSLNGKITEMPSPQPEASVTHAPVAAGPRSKISPPRLHKSKQKLSREEEKLYNNEDSKKKSLNQVQEPGNAPVSISSANAEFTQIGSPQPEASAPLELVNGQSGFEEQCSEDEDTIASRYCVRFRNSDKNYTYPAISQVRLKHLLQKK, encoded by the exons ATGGTGGTGACCAGCAACTCCTTTGAGGTAAG CATTCCAAAAGCCTTCATGGATACCAAGCATAGCACATCTAATCTACCTTGGACATGGGTGATTGAAACATTGGCAACTTCCAAAGAGATAGACACATCTTTACTCATTG ATTTGGTTAAGCAGATTCCAGAAATTTCTGATGAAATGGGAAGAAATGCAAGGGAGCTTGTCTCCTTGAGAGTTTTAGAGACCTTGTCTGTCCAGGAATTCTCACATGCAAATAATGATGCTTCAGTTCCTGGTGATAAAATTGAATTGGATCAATCAGTGCACTGTGAAGATGTCCTTCACCACTTATTGTTGGAG GTCTCATCAGATCAAAACATGGATGGGCCAGAGGTGTCAAAATTGGATGTTCAGTCAtatattaccaaaaaaagatCTTGCTTGCCGAAATGTGCTTTGCAACAA ATTAAGGATACTGTAGATGCTACCAATCCTCTTGCTACATCCTTGGAAACAAATAACAGATCGGAGGTTGGCAGTAACTCCAGAGATGGAGATTGTTTTAATGCTGTTGATTCTAATGGCATTAACCAGAGTTGTGAAGTAGGCGGTGATGCTGAACATGTTTTATCAAGTGGGAATGCAACTCCTTGTTTGGGGGCCAACACTAATGGCGTGCAAGAAAATCAATCTGGGACTCTGGTTCCTTTTAAGAGGACGATTGATGCCTTTACTGCTCATGAAGGTGAACATAGTGAAACTGAACCCTTATCAGAGAACAGTTCTGGTTCTTGCATAAGGTCCTCCAGAAGGTTTAAGCAGGAAGTCATTAGTCCCAGGTGTGATGCAGTTCATGATTTTGAATCAATTCAAAGAGATGGTGTTTCAACAGAGTTGTCTGCACAAATTCCCCATGCTATTGTCCAAAAAGGGAACCTGGAAAATGGAGCTCTTGTTGGGGGATTGGATGGTAGTTGTGAGGGTGCTGCATCAAAAATGGTTAGACAGAACATCGATGCCAGTAACCATGATGATCGATTGCCTGAAATAATGATTTCAGAGGAAAAGATCCAAAATATTGTAAGTAGCAGCAAAGCTTGTGATGAATTGAGAACATCAAGTGGTTCGTCGCCGCAGGTAATTCATCAGGATTCTTGCATTTGTGGAGCTAAAGATCATCGGAAGTGCATTCAGGGAAATTTATTCAAAGGTGTTTCTGGAGGAGCCAAAAAGAATATTGTGGGAAGTGATGAACCTGAATTCTCTAGTGACAGTGATGGATATCAGAATGAAATGACTGGCCTTTCTGCAATGAGAAATGATTTTCTTAGCTCTCAGTGCGCTCAAGGTCAAGATCCCTTGACAACTGAAAATGGTAGAGTGCTCAATCTTTGTGTGAAATGTAATGAAGGTGGGCAACTGTTGATTTGCAGTTCGAACACCTGCCCGTTAGTGGTTCATCAGAGCTGCTTGGGTTCTGTTCCCAGCTACGATAATGGAGGAAACTTTTACTGTCCCTTTTGTGCATATTCTCGAGCAATTTCTGAGTGCCTAGAATTTAAAAACATGTCTTTGCTTGCAAGGAAAGATTTGGCCTCATTTGTTGGCGTTGGAGCTAGGCGACGATCAAAGAAATCCTCACGTAACTCATGTAGAACAAAGAAGAACCAGTCTAGAGAGGATGAAGAACTGTGccatgataaaaataataaggatGTTTTGAATGATGTTATAGAAGCCAGGAGTGCTCCAGTCTGTACAAATTCTTTGAATGGTAAAATCACGGAGATGCCTTCACCTCAACCAGAGGCTTCTGTGACGCATGCACCCGTGGCAGCTGGACCAAGATCCAAGATATCACCACCTAGATTGCATAAATCAAAGCAGAAACTATCCAGGGAGGAAGAAAAATTGTATAACAACGAGGACAGCAAGAAGAAATCCTTGAACCAGGTCCAAGAACCAGGAAATGCTCCAGTCAGTATAAGTTCTGCTAATGCTGAATTTACACAGATAGGTTCACCTCAACCAGAGGCCTCTGCACCTCTTGAACTTGTGAACGGACAGAGTGGTTTTGAAGAACAATGTTCTGAAGATGAAGACACAATTGCTTCCCGTTATTGTGTGCGATTTAGGAATTCAGACAAGAACTA TACCTATCCTGCAATTTCTCAAGTGAGGCTGAAACACCTCCTTCAAAAAAAGTAG
- the LOC107012652 gene encoding uncharacterized protein LOC107012652 isoform X4: MVVTSNSFEVSIPKAFMDTKHSTSNLPWTWVIETLATSKEIDTSLLIDLVKQIPEISDEMGRNARELVSLRVLETLSVQEFSHANNDASVPGDKIELDQSVHCEDVLHHLLLEVSSDQNMDGPEVSKLDVQSYITKKRSCLPKCALQQIKDTVDATNPLATSLETNNRSEVGSNSRDGDCFNAVDSNGINQSCEVGGDAEHVLSSGNATPCLGANTNGVQENQSGTLVPFKRTIDAFTAHEGEHSETEPLSENSSGSCIRSSRRFKQEVISPRCDAVHDFESIQRDGVSTELSAQIPHAIVQKGNLENGALVGGLDGSCEGAASKMVRQNIDASNHDDRLPEIMISEEKIQNIVSSSKACDELRTSSGSSPQVIHQDSCICGAKDHRKCIQGNLFKGVSGGAKKNIVGSDEPEFSSDSDGYQNEMTGLSAMRNDFLSSQCAQGQDPLTTENGRVLNLCVKCNEGGQLLICSSNTCPLVVHQSCLGSVPSYDNGGNFYCPFCAYSRAISECLEFKNMSLLARKDLASFVGVGARRRSKKSSRNSCRTKKNQSREDEELCHDKNNKDVLNDVIEARSAPVCTNSLNGKITEMPSPQPEASVTHAPVAAGPRSKISPPRLHKSKQKLSREEEKLYNNEDSKKKSLNQVQEPGNAPVSISSANAEFTQIGSPQPEASAPLELVNGQSGFEEQCSEDEDTIASRYCVRFRNSDKN; the protein is encoded by the exons ATGGTGGTGACCAGCAACTCCTTTGAGGTAAG CATTCCAAAAGCCTTCATGGATACCAAGCATAGCACATCTAATCTACCTTGGACATGGGTGATTGAAACATTGGCAACTTCCAAAGAGATAGACACATCTTTACTCATTG ATTTGGTTAAGCAGATTCCAGAAATTTCTGATGAAATGGGAAGAAATGCAAGGGAGCTTGTCTCCTTGAGAGTTTTAGAGACCTTGTCTGTCCAGGAATTCTCACATGCAAATAATGATGCTTCAGTTCCTGGTGATAAAATTGAATTGGATCAATCAGTGCACTGTGAAGATGTCCTTCACCACTTATTGTTGGAG GTCTCATCAGATCAAAACATGGATGGGCCAGAGGTGTCAAAATTGGATGTTCAGTCAtatattaccaaaaaaagatCTTGCTTGCCGAAATGTGCTTTGCAACAA ATTAAGGATACTGTAGATGCTACCAATCCTCTTGCTACATCCTTGGAAACAAATAACAGATCGGAGGTTGGCAGTAACTCCAGAGATGGAGATTGTTTTAATGCTGTTGATTCTAATGGCATTAACCAGAGTTGTGAAGTAGGCGGTGATGCTGAACATGTTTTATCAAGTGGGAATGCAACTCCTTGTTTGGGGGCCAACACTAATGGCGTGCAAGAAAATCAATCTGGGACTCTGGTTCCTTTTAAGAGGACGATTGATGCCTTTACTGCTCATGAAGGTGAACATAGTGAAACTGAACCCTTATCAGAGAACAGTTCTGGTTCTTGCATAAGGTCCTCCAGAAGGTTTAAGCAGGAAGTCATTAGTCCCAGGTGTGATGCAGTTCATGATTTTGAATCAATTCAAAGAGATGGTGTTTCAACAGAGTTGTCTGCACAAATTCCCCATGCTATTGTCCAAAAAGGGAACCTGGAAAATGGAGCTCTTGTTGGGGGATTGGATGGTAGTTGTGAGGGTGCTGCATCAAAAATGGTTAGACAGAACATCGATGCCAGTAACCATGATGATCGATTGCCTGAAATAATGATTTCAGAGGAAAAGATCCAAAATATTGTAAGTAGCAGCAAAGCTTGTGATGAATTGAGAACATCAAGTGGTTCGTCGCCGCAGGTAATTCATCAGGATTCTTGCATTTGTGGAGCTAAAGATCATCGGAAGTGCATTCAGGGAAATTTATTCAAAGGTGTTTCTGGAGGAGCCAAAAAGAATATTGTGGGAAGTGATGAACCTGAATTCTCTAGTGACAGTGATGGATATCAGAATGAAATGACTGGCCTTTCTGCAATGAGAAATGATTTTCTTAGCTCTCAGTGCGCTCAAGGTCAAGATCCCTTGACAACTGAAAATGGTAGAGTGCTCAATCTTTGTGTGAAATGTAATGAAGGTGGGCAACTGTTGATTTGCAGTTCGAACACCTGCCCGTTAGTGGTTCATCAGAGCTGCTTGGGTTCTGTTCCCAGCTACGATAATGGAGGAAACTTTTACTGTCCCTTTTGTGCATATTCTCGAGCAATTTCTGAGTGCCTAGAATTTAAAAACATGTCTTTGCTTGCAAGGAAAGATTTGGCCTCATTTGTTGGCGTTGGAGCTAGGCGACGATCAAAGAAATCCTCACGTAACTCATGTAGAACAAAGAAGAACCAGTCTAGAGAGGATGAAGAACTGTGccatgataaaaataataaggatGTTTTGAATGATGTTATAGAAGCCAGGAGTGCTCCAGTCTGTACAAATTCTTTGAATGGTAAAATCACGGAGATGCCTTCACCTCAACCAGAGGCTTCTGTGACGCATGCACCCGTGGCAGCTGGACCAAGATCCAAGATATCACCACCTAGATTGCATAAATCAAAGCAGAAACTATCCAGGGAGGAAGAAAAATTGTATAACAACGAGGACAGCAAGAAGAAATCCTTGAACCAGGTCCAAGAACCAGGAAATGCTCCAGTCAGTATAAGTTCTGCTAATGCTGAATTTACACAGATAGGTTCACCTCAACCAGAGGCCTCTGCACCTCTTGAACTTGTGAACGGACAGAGTGGTTTTGAAGAACAATGTTCTGAAGATGAAGACACAATTGCTTCCCGTTATTGTGTGCGATTTAGGAATTCAGACAAGAACTAG